The following are from one region of the Sandaracinus amylolyticus genome:
- a CDS encoding dynamin family protein, producing MSEQTDYQGKRQDVLSCLREVAILAEDAGAASLAKKLRDDRIPRLEEEKFHLVVLGEFNHGKTTFVNALLGAPVLPMGVTPTTAVIHQVVHGVRGAKAVAEDGNVRGVSFDEVGQYVVGGNAVTDGVRYLEVSYPSSLLEGGVVLVDTPGVNDLNSTRAEITYSYVPRADAILFLLDAGQILKESERSFLSNKLLAQSRDKVLFVINKIDLLDEEEKEQALAYARTQLAKLVPEPKVYAISSEQALGGDREGAGLNRLVADLQRFLSDERGKVLLDNALDEGLRTSHTLKRGIEVQKQALAMDQNELERRLAALEGDLASSEKAVERRERIIRESLAAVKALVRKECDDFGRRFAAALPQEIESSRAEDLKRYLPGFMEERFRSFADRQGSEIQKRLEKVAEDAIAFVSEEARARGEKIAETFGGAPNVDLTVNTLAYDVGVIALGAFGITMMALSNVFVGGAMALAAPVLAYVFRERADRDLKRRATEEAPQAVLKASSDLAEAFEKSIDEFGDKLVEFVKNANEELTRSIAEVVRHAREARQKGEGEIASLESQTGMSMARLSSVQGKMTTLRTSLWANGSGASPPAQ from the coding sequence GTGAGCGAGCAGACCGATTACCAGGGCAAGCGTCAGGACGTCCTCTCCTGTCTGCGCGAGGTCGCGATCCTCGCGGAGGACGCGGGCGCGGCCTCGCTCGCGAAGAAGCTGCGCGACGATCGCATCCCGCGGCTCGAGGAGGAGAAGTTCCACCTCGTCGTCCTCGGCGAGTTCAACCACGGCAAGACGACCTTCGTGAACGCGCTGCTCGGCGCGCCGGTGCTCCCGATGGGCGTCACCCCGACGACCGCGGTGATCCACCAGGTCGTGCACGGCGTGCGCGGCGCGAAGGCGGTCGCGGAGGACGGCAACGTCCGCGGCGTGTCGTTCGACGAGGTCGGCCAGTACGTCGTCGGCGGCAACGCCGTGACCGACGGAGTCCGTTATCTCGAGGTGAGCTATCCGTCGTCGCTCCTCGAGGGCGGCGTGGTGCTCGTCGACACTCCCGGCGTGAACGACCTCAACTCGACGCGCGCCGAGATCACGTACTCGTACGTGCCGCGCGCCGACGCGATCCTCTTCCTGCTCGATGCGGGTCAGATCTTGAAGGAGAGCGAGCGCAGCTTCCTCTCGAACAAGCTGCTCGCGCAGTCGCGCGACAAGGTGCTCTTCGTCATCAACAAGATCGATCTGCTCGACGAGGAAGAGAAGGAGCAGGCGCTCGCCTACGCGCGCACCCAGCTCGCGAAGCTGGTGCCCGAGCCGAAGGTCTACGCGATCAGCTCCGAGCAGGCGCTCGGCGGGGATCGCGAGGGCGCGGGGCTCAACCGGCTCGTCGCCGACCTGCAGCGCTTCCTCTCCGACGAGCGCGGCAAGGTGCTGCTCGACAACGCGCTCGACGAGGGCCTGCGCACCTCGCACACGCTCAAGCGCGGCATCGAGGTGCAGAAGCAGGCGCTCGCGATGGACCAGAACGAGCTCGAGCGGCGCCTCGCTGCGCTCGAGGGCGATCTCGCGTCGAGCGAGAAGGCGGTCGAGCGTCGCGAGCGGATCATCCGGGAGTCGCTCGCCGCGGTGAAGGCGCTGGTGCGCAAGGAGTGCGACGACTTCGGGCGTCGCTTCGCGGCCGCGCTCCCGCAGGAGATCGAGTCGAGCCGCGCCGAGGATCTGAAGCGTTATCTGCCGGGCTTCATGGAGGAGCGCTTCCGCTCGTTCGCGGATCGGCAGGGCAGCGAGATCCAGAAGCGCCTCGAGAAGGTCGCGGAGGACGCGATCGCGTTCGTCAGCGAAGAGGCGCGGGCGCGCGGCGAGAAGATCGCGGAGACGTTCGGCGGCGCACCCAACGTCGATCTCACGGTGAACACGCTCGCGTACGACGTCGGCGTGATCGCGCTCGGCGCGTTCGGCATCACGATGATGGCGCTCTCGAACGTGTTCGTCGGCGGCGCGATGGCGCTCGCGGCGCCGGTGCTCGCGTACGTGTTCCGCGAGCGCGCGGATCGCGATCTGAAGCGCCGCGCGACGGAGGAAGCGCCGCAGGCGGTGCTCAAGGCGTCGAGCGATCTCGCCGAGGCGTTCGAGAAGAGCATCGACGAGTTCGGCGACAAGCTCGTCGAGTTCGTGAAGAACGCGAACGAGGAGCTCACGCGCAGCATCGCCGAGGTGGTGCGCCACGCGCGCGAGGCGCGTCAGAAGGGCGAGGGCGAGATCGCGTCGCTCGAGTCGCAGACGGGCATGTCGATGGCGCGCCTGAGCTCGGTGCAGGGGAAGATGACGACCCTGCGCACGTCGCTCTGGGCGAACGGCTCTGGCGCATCGCCGCCCGCCCAGTGA
- a CDS encoding group II truncated hemoglobin produces MTWVPSESDTPFDRLGGEARVRALAEAFYDAMDRDEPALARLHELDAEGRVARGPRDRFAAFLIEWLGGPRAYSPTHGHPRLRMRHARAPVDVAMRDAWLRSMSRAMDATGVDGELRDFLDRRFAEVADFLRNTPG; encoded by the coding sequence GTGACCTGGGTCCCCTCCGAGAGCGACACGCCGTTCGATCGGCTCGGTGGCGAAGCGCGCGTCCGCGCGCTCGCCGAGGCCTTCTACGACGCGATGGATCGTGACGAGCCCGCGCTCGCGCGCCTGCACGAGCTCGACGCCGAAGGGCGCGTCGCGCGCGGCCCGCGCGATCGCTTCGCTGCCTTCCTGATCGAGTGGCTCGGCGGCCCGCGCGCCTACTCGCCGACGCACGGGCATCCGCGCCTCCGCATGCGCCACGCGCGCGCGCCCGTCGACGTCGCGATGCGCGATGCGTGGCTGCGCTCGATGTCGCGCGCGATGGACGCGACGGGCGTGGACGGCGAGCTCCGCGACTTCCTCGATCGACGGTTCGCCGAGGTCGCGGACTTCCTGCGCAACACGCCCGGCTGA
- a CDS encoding MerR family transcriptional regulator has product MADDTKSWKVGDLARATGISVRTLHWYEKVGLLRPARRTRAGHRVYGERELLRIQQILSLRAVGMSLDEIRALLARRDASPLDAIERHLARAKELIAEQQRLVVRLERVALALRAGSKVSAEDLLRTIEETVMFEKYYDEEQRKRIEERRVEVGDERIREVEQEWPRLIAEAKQAMEDGVDPADPRMQSIATRWMALVREFTGGDRGIHQSLGRMWKSEPALAQRSGIDAALFEHVGRAIRIANGGKEWTGE; this is encoded by the coding sequence ATGGCGGACGACACGAAGAGCTGGAAGGTGGGTGACCTCGCGCGCGCGACCGGGATCTCGGTGCGCACGCTGCATTGGTACGAGAAGGTCGGTCTGCTCCGTCCCGCGCGCCGCACGCGCGCAGGGCACCGCGTGTACGGCGAGCGCGAGCTGCTGCGCATCCAGCAGATCCTCTCGCTGCGCGCGGTCGGCATGTCCCTCGACGAGATCCGCGCGCTCCTCGCGCGTCGCGATGCTTCGCCCCTCGACGCGATCGAGCGGCACCTCGCGCGCGCGAAGGAGCTCATCGCCGAGCAGCAGCGGCTCGTGGTGCGCCTCGAGCGCGTCGCGCTCGCGCTGCGCGCGGGATCGAAGGTGTCCGCGGAGGACTTGCTCCGCACCATCGAGGAGACGGTGATGTTCGAGAAGTACTACGACGAAGAGCAGCGGAAGCGCATCGAGGAGCGACGCGTCGAGGTCGGCGACGAGCGCATCCGCGAGGTCGAGCAGGAGTGGCCGCGCCTGATCGCGGAAGCGAAGCAGGCGATGGAGGACGGAGTCGATCCCGCCGACCCGCGCATGCAGTCGATCGCGACGCGCTGGATGGCGCTGGTGCGCGAGTTCACCGGCGGTGATCGGGGCATCCACCAGTCGCTCGGTCGCATGTGGAAGAGCGAGCCCGCGCTCGCGCAGCGCAGCGGGATCGACGCCGCGCTCTTCGAGCACGTGGGACGCGCGATCCGCATCGCGAACGGCGGGAAGGAGTGGACTGGCGAGTGA
- a CDS encoding LysR family transcriptional regulator, whose protein sequence is MSAPAELGALNLNLLPVLAALLEERSVSKAARRAGVSQSAMSHSLAKLRELLGDPLLVPAGRVMTTTPHGARLAAKLPALLRDLRDVVTPPTAFDPRTAERSFTIATFDYFEITTLRRMLAQLARDAPRVRLVIERFGAETPARLRAGEVDLALGSASSSFPSTGISRSTVHHEPFDVIARRDHPRIGRTLTLARFVELDHLLISLEGRAEGVVDRALRERGLRRNVALRVPHFSSAPLLVASTDLVCTVARNIAEHARETFGVRVMKPPIDLPQVEIVAYWPRLHDDDGASLWLRSLFGEGGLLQTKKPG, encoded by the coding sequence ATGAGCGCACCTGCAGAGCTCGGCGCCCTCAACCTCAACCTGCTCCCGGTGCTCGCCGCGCTGCTCGAGGAGCGCAGCGTGAGCAAGGCTGCGCGACGCGCCGGCGTCAGCCAGTCGGCGATGAGCCACTCGCTCGCGAAGCTGCGCGAGCTGCTCGGCGATCCGCTGCTCGTCCCCGCGGGCCGCGTGATGACGACCACGCCGCACGGTGCGCGCCTCGCCGCGAAGCTCCCGGCGCTGCTGCGCGATCTGCGCGACGTGGTCACGCCGCCCACCGCCTTCGATCCGCGCACCGCGGAGCGCAGCTTCACCATCGCGACGTTCGACTACTTCGAGATCACCACGCTGCGGCGGATGCTCGCGCAGCTCGCGCGCGACGCGCCGCGCGTGCGGCTGGTGATCGAGCGCTTCGGCGCGGAAACGCCGGCGCGTCTGCGCGCGGGCGAGGTCGATCTCGCGCTCGGCTCGGCGTCGTCGTCGTTCCCGAGCACCGGGATCAGCCGGAGCACCGTGCACCACGAGCCCTTCGACGTGATCGCGCGGCGCGATCATCCGCGCATCGGGCGCACGCTCACGCTCGCGCGCTTCGTCGAGCTCGATCACCTCTTGATCAGCCTCGAGGGACGGGCCGAGGGCGTCGTGGATCGCGCGCTGCGCGAGCGCGGCCTCCGGCGCAACGTCGCGCTGCGCGTGCCGCACTTCTCGTCGGCGCCGCTCCTCGTCGCGTCGACCGACCTCGTGTGCACCGTCGCGCGCAACATCGCCGAGCACGCGCGAGAGACGTTCGGGGTGCGCGTGATGAAGCCCCCGATCGATCTGCCGCAGGTCGAGATCGTCGCGTACTGGCCGCGCCTCCACGACGACGACGGCGCGTCGCTCTGGCTGCGCTCGCTCTTCGGCGAGGGCGGGCTCCTGCAAACGAAGAAGCCCGGCTGA
- a CDS encoding alpha/beta fold hydrolase, which yields MDDSFDTFVTGGSGFIGRWLLPELTRRGRRVVALVRRAREREAELRAFVSAHGGDASLLRCVEGDLTRDGLGLDVALEGVRDVYHLGAAFEFGMDPERARAVNVDGTLRVARWAAERVHLRRLVHLGGYRATRMPSWLREAQIPLSSHHRARLYREHGAYEASKLESQLEVVAFAARRGIPLTIVSPSTVIGDSRTGETIQVTGLGEMIGRMVAGELPALAGTARTNVPVVAVDHVAAMLATAPERAATIGQELCVLDARTPPLPELVRRIGDHLGVPAPTRVLSPALLRALPRSLTGVDPETLTFLSEDDYDTRSAEEHARAVGIEMPDLDTTLRRWATYLTTTRFGACAPSAPAEIREVAGSRTFVVGRPESAGTLFLHGLPWDSESWRDVAMRTPGSSARVDLPGLGRSSPARVDDVAWLDALLVDRTKPIVLVGHSLGAGLALRFAARWPQRVSRLVLVSPAFLQRRAPATLRCAALTSRVLRSMRLETAQRRLLGEGDVHPAVASAHAHLRRPGVASRIARALAGASTLETRAELRRLVETITVPVTIVHGDQDPLEVHPSCEIVTVAGAGHALQVTHPEAVSAVLRDHDLAPVALHLT from the coding sequence ATGGACGATTCATTCGACACGTTCGTGACCGGAGGCAGTGGGTTCATCGGGCGCTGGCTGCTCCCGGAGCTCACGCGGCGCGGGCGCCGCGTGGTCGCGCTGGTGCGTCGCGCCCGGGAGCGCGAGGCGGAGCTGCGCGCGTTCGTGAGCGCGCACGGCGGGGACGCGAGCCTCCTGCGCTGCGTGGAGGGCGATCTGACGCGCGACGGGCTCGGGCTCGACGTCGCGCTCGAGGGCGTGCGCGACGTGTACCACCTCGGCGCGGCGTTCGAGTTCGGGATGGACCCGGAGCGCGCCCGCGCGGTCAACGTGGACGGCACGCTGCGGGTCGCCCGCTGGGCCGCGGAGCGCGTGCACCTGCGGCGTCTGGTGCACCTCGGTGGGTATCGCGCGACGCGCATGCCTTCGTGGCTGCGCGAAGCGCAGATCCCGCTCTCGTCGCACCATCGCGCGCGCCTCTATCGCGAGCACGGCGCGTACGAGGCGTCGAAGCTCGAGTCGCAGCTCGAGGTCGTCGCGTTCGCGGCGCGGCGTGGGATCCCGCTCACGATCGTCAGCCCCTCGACCGTCATCGGCGACTCGCGCACCGGCGAGACCATCCAGGTCACCGGGCTCGGCGAGATGATCGGGCGGATGGTCGCGGGTGAGCTCCCCGCGCTCGCCGGCACCGCGCGCACCAACGTGCCGGTGGTCGCGGTCGATCACGTCGCGGCGATGCTCGCGACCGCGCCCGAGCGCGCCGCGACGATCGGTCAGGAGCTCTGCGTGCTCGATGCGCGCACGCCTCCGCTGCCCGAGCTCGTGCGCCGGATCGGCGATCACCTCGGCGTGCCCGCGCCGACGCGCGTGCTCTCTCCTGCGTTGTTGCGCGCGCTGCCGCGCTCGCTCACCGGCGTCGATCCCGAGACGCTCACCTTCCTCAGCGAAGACGACTACGACACCCGCTCGGCGGAAGAGCACGCGCGCGCGGTCGGGATCGAGATGCCCGATCTCGACACGACGCTGCGACGATGGGCGACGTACCTGACCACCACGCGCTTCGGCGCATGCGCGCCATCGGCGCCCGCCGAGATCCGCGAGGTCGCGGGCAGCCGCACGTTCGTCGTCGGGCGCCCGGAGAGCGCGGGCACGCTCTTCCTGCACGGCCTGCCGTGGGACTCCGAGAGCTGGCGCGACGTGGCGATGCGCACGCCGGGCTCGAGCGCGCGCGTGGATCTGCCGGGCCTCGGTCGATCGTCGCCCGCGCGCGTCGACGACGTCGCGTGGCTCGACGCGCTCCTCGTCGATCGAACGAAGCCGATCGTGCTGGTGGGCCACTCGCTCGGTGCCGGGCTCGCGCTGCGGTTCGCGGCGCGATGGCCCCAGCGGGTCTCGCGCCTCGTGCTCGTCTCGCCCGCGTTCCTGCAGCGGCGCGCGCCGGCGACGCTGCGATGCGCCGCGCTCACCTCGCGCGTGCTGCGATCGATGCGCCTCGAGACCGCGCAGCGACGTCTCCTCGGCGAGGGCGACGTGCACCCCGCGGTCGCGAGCGCGCACGCGCACCTGCGGCGGCCCGGCGTCGCGTCGCGCATCGCACGCGCGCTCGCGGGCGCGTCGACCCTCGAGACCCGCGCCGAGCTGCGCCGTCTCGTCGAGACGATCACGGTGCCGGTCACGATCGTGCACGGCGATCAGGACCCCCTCGAGGTGCACCCCTCGTGCGAGATCGTGACGGTCGCGGGAGCGGGCCACGCGCTCCAGGTCACGCACCCCGAGGCGGTGAGCGCGGTCCTCCGTGACCACGATCTCGCGCCTGTGGCCTTGCACCTGACGTGA